The following proteins are co-located in the Mus pahari chromosome 14, PAHARI_EIJ_v1.1, whole genome shotgun sequence genome:
- the LOC110332604 gene encoding putative olfactory receptor 3A4: MDLGTLGNDSCVSTFVLLGLTENPALRPILFVIFLLAYVATLSGNFSILAAIIIEPKLHTPMYFFLGNLSMLDVGCISVTVPAMLKHFLSNDRHIPYGACLSQLFFFHLLAGADCFLLTVMAYDRYLAICHPLTYNTHMSWRIQKASVCLSCVFSLSNALTQTVALSTLKFCGPNTINHFYCDLPQLFQLSCSSIQLNEQLLFVAAAFMGVVPLVLITVSYGHVAAAVLRIRSAEGRKKAFSTCSSHLTVVGIFYGTGVFSYMRLGSVESSDKDKGIGILNTVISPMLNPLIYSLRNPDVQGALRKVLTGR; the protein is encoded by the coding sequence ATGGATCTGGGAACCTTGGGAAACGATTCCTGTGTGAGCACATTTGTCCTACTGGGTCTCACAGAGAATCCAGCTTTGCGGCCCATCCTCTTTGTCATCTTCCTTCTTGCTTATGTAGCTACGCTTAGTGGCAATTTCAGCATCCTGGCTGCTATCATTATAGAGCCCAAACTCCACACTCCCATGTATTTCTTCTTGGGGAACTTGTCTATGCTGGATGTTGGATGCATTAGTGTCACTGTTCCTGCCATGTTGAAACATTTTCTATCCAATGACAGACACATTCCCTATGGGGCCTGCCTCTCACAGCTCTTCTTCTTCCATCTACTGGCTGGGGCAGACTGCTTCCTTCTGACTGtcatggcctatgatcgctatcTGGCTATCTGCCACCCCCTCACCTACAACACCCATATGAGTTGGAGGATTCAGAAGGCCTCAGTGTGCCTGTCATGTGTGTTTTCCCTTAGCAATGCATTGACCCAAACTGTTGCCTTATCTACCCTTAAATTCTGTGGTCCAAACACAATCAACCACTTCTACTGTGACCTCCCTCAGCTCTTTCAGCTTTCCTGTTCCAGCATCCAACTCAATGAACAGCTGCTTTTTGTAGCAGCAGCCTTCATGGGTGTGGTACCCTTGGTCCTCATCACTGTGTCATATGGCCATGTGGCAGCTGCAGTTCTTCGTATCCGGTCTGCTGAGGGCAGGAAGAAAGCTTTCTCTACATGCAGTTCTCACCTCACTGTGGTAGGCATCTTCTATGGGACAGGGGTCTTCAGTTATATGCGGCTGGGGTCAGTGGAATCTTCAGACAAGGACAAAGGCATTGGCATCCTCAACACTGTCATCAGTCCCATGCTGAACCCACTTATCTACAGCCTTAGAAATCCTGATGTGCAGGGTGCCCTACGGAAGGTGCTCACAGGGAGGTAG